A part of Clostridium novyi genomic DNA contains:
- a CDS encoding sugar phosphate nucleotidyltransferase — MKAIILAAGMGTRLRPLTDNIPKSLVKVNGEPIIERQIKFLIEKGIKKIIIVVGYCKDKFKYLREKYNVKLIYNDKYNIYNNIYSMYLVKELLEDCYIIEADVYMVTNYFKNDLKRSTYFCGIKENFKSEWKVSFDDNDRIKKIQVGPGTDYIQSGISYWNKKDCNIIRQKLEEIIENEDFKNQYWDNIIINNMDKLNLYIEKINSDDWFEIDCIDDLKKAEFYIKNNS; from the coding sequence ATGAAGGCTATAATTTTAGCAGCAGGAATGGGAACTAGATTGAGGCCTTTAACTGATAATATTCCCAAATCACTGGTTAAAGTCAATGGAGAACCTATAATAGAAAGACAAATTAAGTTTTTAATAGAAAAGGGAATAAAAAAAATTATAATTGTAGTTGGGTATTGTAAAGACAAATTTAAGTATTTAAGGGAAAAGTATAATGTGAAATTAATATATAATGACAAATATAATATTTATAATAATATTTATTCTATGTATTTAGTAAAGGAGTTACTAGAAGATTGTTATATAATTGAAGCAGATGTTTATATGGTAACAAATTATTTTAAAAATGATTTAAAAAGATCAACTTATTTTTGTGGAATAAAAGAAAATTTTAAGAGTGAATGGAAAGTTTCTTTTGATGATAATGATAGAATAAAAAAGATTCAAGTAGGGCCAGGAACTGATTACATACAATCAGGTATATCATATTGGAATAAAAAAGACTGTAATATTATAAGACAAAAATTGGAAGAAATTATAGAGAATGAAGATTTTAAAAATCAATATTGGGATAATATTATTATAAATAATATGGATAAATTGAACTTATACATAGAGAAAATAAATAGTGATGATTGGTTTGAGATAGATTGTATTGATGATTTGAAAAAAGCTGAATTTTATATAAAAAATAATTCATAA
- a CDS encoding choline/ethanolamine kinase family protein produces MYEINKILYNNQLIAYFLKMKYGEIKKVTKIGGMTNINYKLDFESESLVVRIPQNNTKKMINRVDEKINSYLAYKANIDESFLFLDDVSGIKISTFLGIGEMLNPKSAKKTANIEKVIKVLKKLHNSNIEFNNIFNPFCMINKYENILRKESGNFFKDYEYLKKKIFSFKDKLKSLSINLVPCHNDTVPENFIFNKGKLNLIDWEYSGMNDCVWDLAAHSLECEFLKKEEETFLNLYFNKTGISDEIIFRMQLYKGMQDFLWSIWSNIKIVHGEQLGEYSLMRYERAKKILQCL; encoded by the coding sequence ATGTATGAAATTAATAAAATTTTATATAATAATCAGCTTATAGCATATTTTCTGAAAATGAAATATGGAGAAATTAAGAAAGTTACAAAAATAGGGGGAATGACAAATATTAATTATAAGTTAGATTTTGAAAGTGAAAGTTTAGTTGTAAGAATACCTCAAAATAATACAAAAAAAATGATAAATAGAGTAGATGAAAAAATTAATTCATATTTAGCTTATAAAGCAAATATTGATGAGAGTTTTTTATTTTTAGATGATGTAAGTGGCATTAAAATAAGTACCTTTTTAGGAATAGGTGAAATGCTTAATCCTAAAAGTGCTAAAAAAACTGCAAATATAGAAAAAGTAATAAAAGTATTGAAAAAACTACATAATTCAAATATTGAATTTAATAACATATTTAATCCATTTTGTATGATTAATAAATATGAGAATATATTAAGAAAAGAAAGTGGAAATTTCTTTAAAGATTATGAATATTTAAAAAAGAAGATATTTAGTTTTAAAGATAAATTAAAAAGTTTAAGTATTAATTTAGTTCCTTGTCATAATGATACTGTTCCTGAAAATTTTATATTTAATAAGGGAAAGTTAAATTTAATTGATTGGGAATATAGTGGTATGAATGATTGTGTATGGGATTTAGCAGCTCATAGTTTAGAATGTGAATTTTTAAAAAAAGAAGAGGAAACTTTTTTAAATTTATATTTTAATAAAACAGGTATTAGTGATGAAATAATATTTAGAATGCAATTGTACAAAGGGATGCAAGATTTTTTATGGAGCATTTGGTCTAATATTAAAATTGTTCATGGAGAACAATTAGGTGAATACTCTTTAATGAGATATGAAAGAGCTAAAAAAATATTACAGTGTTTATAA
- a CDS encoding DMT family transporter, translated as MNKNKKDILGFSFGGISGITWAMDTIIVGIVLMNCGSIFTFKELMVLPFIISFLKDLFSCILLNIEMLRTKKFKHIIKYILNGKVKILILGSILGGPIGMTLYIVSIKFISPEGAANISAIYPIITAILSSIIIKEKLNLKNKWGIIFSFLGVFIVGYSKIKYNFNFMILIGILLVIITILCWALESILYSFQVSKVLELSSIEALAVREIVAIIVHMFIIGFICFKNINVIKIVFNIYPLILITSCISLMSYLLWYKSIDLIGPSKATTLNVTYVLWVVIFQVVLFHKCIKLNFILGSVMILIGSIFMINTKKVISKT; from the coding sequence ATGAATAAGAATAAAAAAGATATACTAGGTTTTAGTTTTGGTGGTATTTCAGGTATAACATGGGCTATGGATACTATTATAGTTGGTATAGTTCTAATGAATTGTGGTAGTATATTTACTTTTAAAGAATTAATGGTATTACCATTTATAATATCTTTTTTAAAAGATTTATTTTCATGTATATTATTAAATATAGAAATGTTGAGAACTAAAAAATTCAAACATATAATAAAGTATATTTTAAATGGAAAGGTTAAAATTTTAATTTTGGGCTCTATTCTAGGTGGACCCATTGGTATGACTCTTTATATAGTAAGTATAAAGTTTATATCACCTGAAGGAGCAGCTAATATATCTGCTATATATCCAATAATTACTGCAATATTATCTTCTATAATTATTAAAGAGAAACTTAATTTAAAAAATAAATGGGGAATTATTTTCAGTTTTTTAGGAGTATTCATTGTTGGTTATAGTAAGATAAAATATAATTTTAATTTTATGATTCTAATTGGAATATTACTTGTTATAATTACAATTTTATGCTGGGCATTGGAAAGTATATTGTATTCTTTTCAAGTTAGTAAAGTTTTAGAATTAAGTTCTATAGAAGCTTTGGCTGTACGTGAAATTGTAGCTATAATAGTTCATATGTTTATAATAGGTTTTATATGTTTTAAGAATATTAATGTTATTAAAATAGTCTTTAATATATATCCTTTAATACTTATTACATCTTGTATAAGTTTGATGTCATATTTGCTATGGTATAAATCCATAGATTTAATAGGACCATCAAAGGCTACCACATTAAATGTTACATATGTTTTGTGGGTGGTTATTTTTCAAGTGGTTTTATTTCATAAATGTATAAAACTTAATTTTATATTAGGTAGTGTAATGATATTAATAGGATCTATTTTTATGATAAATACTAAAAAAGTAATTAGTAAAACTTAA
- a CDS encoding sulfatase-like hydrolase/transferase, with product MIQLKKAREIKENIKKLVEEQKLDMANELIYEYKNIIDFDLEVENISAIIDFYKGNLEKAEKKLLNIYNKFEFNFDVNYNLGIVYMYMEQYQESTMHYIRCMCIDSTKMDLVMQEIEFMLNQNKISGDKLKEIKDIQIKVFNNYQKQFPQAKDASNYVENNLIINNSMYSIGIYDHYFTERDGILGQYDEKISDIYKFEMFKSDVYKDFRIKTKNKIVIPIMIKKQNTRIKVSVDNKEFLLNTMLPNRYYYYKFNKNENVRIFCDEGEFIIGKPIEFNVNNKKPKLILNIFVDGLSQEFLEKKEFHKVMSNAYNFFKEGTICNNTHVSGEWTYVSLASFFSGMYTTNHKVYHPDYSTFSLYNKELYSEIIQKNGYFTAKIDGDWRSTPSNGYIKGIDRYLYQPTIRGMFTDEVISETIEHLDTFKEKNNFVWIYSHELHDVADELEGRISVQTQEAINSRIFNKTNESSVRKTYDEKKIIKYEAQLKRIDRYLGILFNYINENYKEDEYIISLVADHGQGYFVKDKFLDDGRTKVAMMFKGKNIPKGECNEMVQGLDLFPIILNAAEIKDVDLKDGNIPKYFGGEKERKFTYTESIFPGSPYRAVINDFQHKFFFEAKENCQIDGRFKIDGYALELINKNTGRNEVEVYKEKVNEYLKFIFNHIKEYIII from the coding sequence ATGATTCAATTAAAAAAAGCTAGAGAAATTAAAGAAAATATAAAGAAGTTAGTTGAAGAACAAAAATTAGATATGGCCAATGAATTAATATATGAGTATAAAAATATTATAGATTTTGACTTAGAAGTAGAAAATATATCTGCCATTATAGATTTTTATAAGGGTAATTTAGAAAAAGCAGAAAAAAAACTTTTAAATATATATAATAAATTTGAATTTAATTTTGATGTAAACTACAATTTAGGTATTGTATATATGTATATGGAACAATACCAAGAATCTACTATGCACTATATAAGATGTATGTGTATAGACAGTACAAAGATGGATTTAGTAATGCAAGAAATTGAATTTATGCTTAACCAAAATAAAATATCGGGTGATAAACTAAAAGAAATAAAAGATATACAAATTAAGGTTTTTAATAATTATCAAAAACAATTTCCACAAGCTAAGGATGCTTCTAATTATGTAGAAAATAATTTAATTATAAATAATAGTATGTATTCCATAGGAATATATGATCACTATTTTACAGAACGAGATGGAATTTTAGGGCAATATGATGAAAAAATTAGTGACATCTATAAATTTGAGATGTTTAAAAGTGATGTGTATAAAGATTTTAGGATAAAGACTAAAAATAAAATCGTTATACCTATAATGATAAAAAAACAAAATACAAGAATAAAAGTAAGTGTTGATAATAAGGAATTTTTATTAAACACTATGCTTCCTAATAGATACTATTATTATAAATTTAATAAAAATGAAAATGTAAGAATATTTTGTGATGAAGGAGAATTTATAATAGGAAAACCTATAGAGTTTAATGTTAATAATAAAAAGCCTAAATTAATTTTAAATATCTTTGTTGATGGACTTTCTCAAGAATTTTTAGAAAAAAAAGAATTTCATAAAGTTATGTCTAATGCATATAATTTTTTTAAGGAAGGAACTATTTGCAATAATACTCATGTATCAGGAGAATGGACTTATGTAAGTTTAGCTAGCTTTTTTAGCGGAATGTATACAACTAATCATAAAGTGTATCATCCAGACTATAGTACATTTTCTCTTTATAATAAAGAGTTATATAGTGAGATTATTCAAAAAAATGGTTATTTTACAGCTAAAATAGATGGGGATTGGAGAAGTACTCCTTCAAATGGATACATTAAAGGAATAGACAGATATTTATATCAACCTACTATAAGAGGAATGTTTACAGATGAAGTAATAAGTGAAACTATAGAACATTTAGATACTTTTAAAGAAAAGAATAATTTTGTATGGATATATTCTCATGAATTACACGATGTAGCAGATGAACTTGAAGGTAGAATAAGTGTTCAAACACAGGAAGCAATTAATAGTAGGATTTTTAATAAGACTAATGAAAGTAGTGTAAGAAAAACTTATGATGAAAAAAAGATAATTAAATACGAAGCACAACTGAAGAGAATAGACAGATATTTAGGAATATTATTTAATTATATAAATGAAAACTATAAAGAAGATGAATATATAATAAGTTTAGTAGCAGATCATGGCCAAGGATATTTTGTTAAGGATAAGTTTCTAGATGATGGAAGAACTAAAGTAGCTATGATGTTTAAGGGAAAAAATATTCCCAAAGGGGAATGTAATGAAATGGTTCAAGGGTTAGATTTATTTCCTATAATATTAAATGCTGCTGAGATAAAAGATGTAGATTTAAAAGATGGAAATATTCCTAAGTATTTTGGTGGAGAAAAAGAACGTAAATTTACGTATACAGAAAGTATATTTCCAGGGAGTCCATATAGAGCAGTGATAAATGATTTTCAACATAAGTTCTTCTTTGAAGCTAAAGAAAATTGTCAAATAGATGGAAGATTTAAGATTGATGGATATGCATTAGAATTGATAAATAAAAATACCGGAAGAAATGAAGTTGAAGTATATAAAGAGAAAGTTAATGAATATTTAAAATTTATATTTAATCATATAAAGGAATATATAATAATTTAA
- a CDS encoding sugar phosphate nucleotidyltransferase, giving the protein MRAIILAAGKGTRLRPLTKNTPKPLVKVNGKPIIERQIECLIEKGIREIIIVTGYLAEKFNYIQQKYDYINIKLIHNKKYDEFNNIYTMYLVREYLKDSYVLDGDVYINKNFIKSNIDKSIYFGAYRNNFHDEWVIYYKFNRVININIESANNEQKVILSGVSYWSTEDGKIINDILEETLKKNMWSNLYWDNIVKDNLDKIDVYLYKINNDDCFEIDSLKDLKKVEKIVLAQS; this is encoded by the coding sequence GTGAGAGCTATTATTTTAGCAGCAGGGAAAGGTACAAGGCTTAGACCACTAACAAAAAATACACCTAAGCCACTAGTGAAAGTAAATGGAAAACCAATTATAGAAAGACAAATAGAATGTTTAATAGAAAAGGGAATACGAGAAATTATTATAGTTACAGGATACTTGGCTGAAAAATTTAATTATATACAACAAAAATATGATTATATTAACATTAAATTAATTCATAATAAAAAGTATGATGAATTTAATAACATATATACTATGTATTTAGTTAGGGAATATTTAAAAGATTCTTATGTTTTAGATGGAGATGTTTATATAAATAAAAACTTTATAAAATCTAATATAGATAAATCTATTTATTTTGGAGCTTATAGAAATAATTTTCATGATGAGTGGGTTATATATTATAAATTTAATAGAGTTATAAATATAAATATAGAAAGTGCCAATAATGAGCAGAAGGTAATTCTATCAGGAGTATCATATTGGTCTACTGAAGATGGTAAAATAATAAATGATATATTAGAGGAAACATTAAAGAAAAATATGTGGTCAAATTTATATTGGGATAATATTGTAAAAGATAATTTAGATAAAATAGATGTATACTTATACAAGATTAATAATGATGATTGTTTTGAAATAGATAGTTTAAAAGATCTAAAAAAAGTTGAAAAAATAGTCTTAGCTCAAAGTTAG
- a CDS encoding choline/ethanolamine kinase family protein, which produces MDNTINEQLQKILFRLNINVEDIISIDKLGGLTNNNYKITLHNDELVVRIPGENTKEFIDRVNEKNNSQIAELLGLDSKCIYFDEITGVKISKFIKDAETLDEITGKNIENIKFIADKLNKLHSSNKSFHTTFDPFQTIEAYESKLINYNVGMYEGYYDIKNLFLTFKDILENMNISYVPCHIDPLPQNFVKGENEELYLIDWEYSGNYDPLWDLAAVMLECNFSHKEEKLLLYNYLGRNPNSKELLRIHIHKIIQDIFWSLWASNKLAKGEYKMKDFSVKKFESARKNIDNYIRVNINI; this is translated from the coding sequence GTGGATAATACAATTAATGAACAACTACAAAAAATTTTATTTAGGCTAAACATTAATGTAGAAGATATAATATCTATAGATAAATTAGGGGGATTAACTAATAACAACTATAAGATAACATTACATAATGACGAATTAGTTGTTAGAATACCTGGAGAAAATACAAAAGAGTTTATAGATAGAGTAAATGAAAAAAACAATTCTCAAATAGCTGAGCTATTGGGTTTAGATAGTAAGTGCATTTATTTTGATGAAATAACAGGAGTTAAAATATCTAAATTTATAAAAGATGCAGAAACACTAGATGAAATAACAGGAAAAAATATTGAAAATATAAAATTTATAGCTGATAAATTAAATAAATTGCATAGCAGTAATAAAAGTTTTCATACTACATTTGATCCATTTCAAACTATAGAGGCATATGAAAGTAAATTAATAAATTATAATGTAGGTATGTATGAAGGTTATTATGATATAAAAAATTTATTTTTAACATTTAAAGATATATTAGAAAATATGAATATAAGTTATGTACCATGTCATATAGATCCTCTTCCTCAAAATTTTGTTAAGGGTGAAAATGAAGAGTTATATCTTATAGATTGGGAATATAGTGGAAATTATGATCCTTTATGGGATTTGGCTGCTGTAATGTTAGAGTGTAATTTTTCTCATAAAGAAGAAAAATTATTATTATATAATTATTTAGGTAGGAATCCTAACTCTAAAGAACTTCTTAGAATACATATACATAAAATAATTCAAGATATATTTTGGTCGCTTTGGGCATCTAATAAATTAGCTAAAGGTGAATATAAAATGAAAGATTTTTCTGTTAAAAAATTTGAAAGCGCTCGAAAAAATATAGATAATTATATAAGAGTAAATATTAATATATAA
- the pseI gene encoding pseudaminic acid synthase, which produces MNKCLSIDNKEIGKNQKTFIIAEMSANHMQNYNRAVEIIKKAKWAGADAIKLQTFTPDTITLDCDNEYFQIKQGTIWDGTTLHKLYQTAYTPWEWQPKLKKVAEELGLVFFSSPFDYTSVDFLEEMNVPAYKIASFEINDIPLIEYIASKGKPIIISTGIARIGDIQDALDACKRMGNENVVLLKCTSAYPSPVEDINLNTIPNMIDTFNVVAGLSDHTMGHTVALGAVALGAKIVEKHLTLRRKDGGADAKFSMEPEEFKAMVDAIRDLEKALGTVTYDLTERQKNSREHSRSLFVVKNIKKGEEFTKENIKSIRPGFGVKTKYIKDILGKKASCDIKKGTPMEWNLIN; this is translated from the coding sequence ATGAACAAGTGTTTAAGTATAGATAATAAAGAAATTGGAAAAAATCAAAAGACGTTTATAATTGCAGAAATGTCTGCAAATCATATGCAAAACTATAATAGAGCAGTAGAGATTATAAAAAAGGCAAAATGGGCAGGGGCTGATGCTATAAAACTTCAAACATTTACGCCTGATACTATAACATTAGATTGTGATAATGAATATTTTCAAATAAAACAAGGTACTATTTGGGATGGTACAACTTTACATAAGTTATATCAAACAGCATATACACCTTGGGAATGGCAACCAAAGCTTAAAAAGGTGGCAGAAGAATTAGGACTTGTATTTTTTTCATCTCCCTTTGATTATACATCGGTAGATTTTTTAGAAGAAATGAATGTACCTGCTTATAAAATAGCATCATTTGAAATAAATGATATACCACTTATAGAATATATAGCTTCAAAGGGAAAGCCAATAATAATATCAACTGGTATAGCAAGAATAGGAGATATTCAAGACGCATTAGATGCATGCAAAAGAATGGGTAATGAAAATGTAGTATTACTTAAGTGTACCTCAGCATATCCATCACCAGTTGAAGACATAAATCTTAACACTATTCCAAACATGATAGATACTTTTAATGTAGTAGCAGGACTTTCAGATCATACAATGGGACATACTGTTGCACTTGGAGCAGTAGCATTAGGGGCAAAAATAGTAGAGAAACATCTAACATTAAGACGAAAAGATGGAGGAGCAGATGCTAAATTTTCTATGGAACCAGAAGAATTTAAAGCTATGGTGGATGCAATAAGAGATTTAGAAAAAGCTCTTGGAACTGTTACATATGATTTAACAGAGAGGCAAAAAAATTCAAGAGAACATTCTAGAAGTTTATTTGTAGTTAAAAATATTAAAAAAGGAGAAGAATTTACTAAAGAAAATATAAAAAGTATAAGGCCAGGATTTGGTGTTAAAACGAAATATATAAAAGATATATTAGGAAAAAAAGCTTCGTGCGATATAAAAAAAGGAACACCAATGGAATGGAATTTAATAAACTAA
- a CDS encoding sulfatase-like hydrolase/transferase, with translation MIELKKAREIKENIKKLVEEQKLDMANELIYEYKNIIDFDLEVENISAIVDFYKGNLEKAEKKLLNIYNKFEFNFDVNYNLGIVYMYMKEYEKATKHYIRSMCIDKDKSNLGIKELEFMVKNKKITTENLNKIKYEQFEIFTNYQKVFPKGINKTNYIEQNLTINNKDYSTGIYDYYFAERDGILKEYDEKISGMYKFELIESNVYDKFSLKTTKTTVIPIMIKSEDIKIQITVNKKQYSVKNILPNRYYYYRFNKNEDIKIHSKNGKFVLGKPIYIEFNTKIPKLVLNIFIDGLSEKFIEDEGLKNVMPNAYKFFQKGTICENAYVSGDWTYVSLASFFTGMYTTNHKVYHPDYNTFSLYNKELYSEIFNKNGYYTAKIDGDWRSTPSNGYVKGIDRYIYQTSLRGMHTDEVINETIEHLDAFKEKNNFVWICLPDLHDIADEFENRISVQVNNPIETRIFDKTNETSVRKIYDKKKIFKYGTQLKRIDRYLGLLFNYIKENYKEDEYIISLVADHGQGYFIKDKFLDDGRTKVAMMFRGKNIPIGKCSEMIQGLDLFPIILNAAEINDVHLKDGNLPKYFGGKKGREFTYTESIFPGSPYRATINDLDHKFFFETKEDCEKDGRIKIDGYTVELINKHTNQNETDIYKEKVKKYLDVIFQHIKEYIII, from the coding sequence ATGATTGAATTAAAAAAAGCTAGAGAAATTAAAGAAAATATAAAGAAGTTAGTTGAAGAACAAAAATTAGATATGGCTAATGAATTAATATATGAGTATAAAAACATTATAGATTTTGATTTAGAAGTAGAAAATATATCTGCTATTGTAGATTTTTATAAGGGTAATTTAGAAAAAGCAGAAAAAAAACTTTTAAATATATACAATAAATTTGAATTTAACTTTGATGTAAACTACAATTTAGGTATTGTATACATGTATATGAAAGAATATGAGAAAGCCACTAAACACTATATAAGATCTATGTGCATTGACAAAGATAAATCAAATTTAGGAATTAAAGAATTAGAATTTATGGTTAAAAATAAAAAAATTACAACAGAAAATTTAAATAAGATAAAATATGAACAGTTTGAAATTTTCACTAATTATCAGAAAGTTTTTCCGAAGGGCATAAATAAAACTAATTATATAGAGCAAAATTTAACTATAAATAATAAAGATTATTCAACAGGAATATACGATTATTATTTTGCTGAGAGAGATGGAATTTTGAAAGAATATGATGAAAAAATTAGTGGTATGTACAAATTTGAGTTAATTGAAAGTAATGTATATGATAAATTTAGTTTAAAGACTACAAAAACAACAGTTATTCCAATAATGATAAAAAGTGAAGATATAAAAATACAAATAACAGTTAATAAAAAACAATACTCAGTTAAAAATATTTTACCTAATAGATACTACTATTATAGATTTAATAAAAATGAAGATATAAAAATTCATTCTAAAAATGGTAAATTTGTTTTGGGAAAGCCAATTTATATTGAATTTAATACTAAAATACCTAAGTTAGTATTAAATATTTTTATAGATGGACTTTCCGAAAAATTTATAGAAGATGAGGGTTTGAAAAATGTTATGCCAAATGCATATAAATTTTTTCAAAAAGGAACAATATGTGAAAATGCATATGTTAGTGGAGATTGGACTTATGTTAGCTTAGCTAGCTTTTTTACAGGTATGTATACAACTAATCATAAAGTATATCACCCAGATTATAATACATTTTCACTATATAATAAAGAATTATATAGCGAAATTTTTAATAAAAATGGTTATTATACTGCAAAAATAGATGGAGATTGGAGAAGTACACCTTCAAATGGATATGTAAAGGGAATAGATAGATATATTTATCAAACATCATTAAGGGGGATGCATACCGATGAAGTTATAAATGAAACTATTGAACATTTAGATGCATTTAAAGAAAAAAATAATTTTGTGTGGATATGCCTACCGGATTTACATGATATAGCTGATGAATTTGAAAATAGAATTAGTGTTCAAGTTAATAATCCTATAGAAACTCGAATTTTTGATAAAACTAATGAAACTAGTGTTAGAAAAATATATGATAAGAAGAAAATATTTAAGTATGGTACTCAACTTAAAAGAATAGATAGATATTTAGGGTTATTATTTAATTATATAAAAGAAAATTATAAAGAAGATGAATATATAATAAGTTTAGTAGCAGATCATGGACAAGGATATTTTATTAAAGATAAATTTTTAGATGATGGAAGAACCAAGGTTGCTATGATGTTTAGGGGAAAAAATATTCCTATAGGGAAATGTAGTGAAATGATTCAAGGATTAGATTTATTTCCTATAATACTAAATGCCGCTGAAATAAACGATGTGCATTTAAAAGATGGAAATCTTCCTAAGTATTTTGGTGGAAAAAAGGGACGTGAGTTTACATATACAGAAAGCATATTTCCAGGAAGTCCGTATAGAGCTACAATAAATGATTTAGACCATAAATTCTTTTTTGAAACTAAAGAAGATTGTGAAAAAGATGGAAGAATTAAAATTGATGGATATACAGTAGAATTAATAAATAAGCATACTAATCAAAATGAAACAGATATATATAAGGAAAAGGTAAAAAAATATCTAGATGTTATATTCCAACATATAAAAGAATATATAATAATTTAA
- the pseG gene encoding UDP-2,4-diacetamido-2,4,6-trideoxy-beta-L-altropyranose hydrolase, with amino-acid sequence MKIAVRADGGNQIGIGHIMRTLVLAKELAKTNDVFYICKISKESPEKYSKGIEIVKKSGFNIKTISETNILDELKFIKADCLITDSYDVDEYYFNNTKKMFEFTGYIDDLNLYNFNVDFIINQNIGCENYKYNTNKDTKLFLGTDYIMLREEFRNASLNLNINKKVKNIMITVGGSDSNGITNRIYNYIKDLPFQFHIIIGPSFKKENIQSLIELIKKGHRNIKLHINEKIINVMKKCDVAISACGSTLYELAILGIPTLGIIVSDNQELTAYKMEQRNIIFNLGWYNELNKEKLLYYLNLICEYKNRKLMIQNYNIFNKYGVEKLACLINHMYKEVNY; translated from the coding sequence ATGAAAATTGCAGTTAGAGCAGATGGTGGAAATCAAATAGGAATAGGACATATTATGAGAACATTGGTTTTAGCAAAAGAACTTGCTAAAACCAATGATGTTTTTTATATATGTAAGATAAGTAAAGAATCACCTGAAAAATATTCTAAGGGAATAGAAATAGTAAAAAAGTCTGGATTTAATATAAAGACCATTAGTGAAACAAATATTTTGGATGAATTAAAATTTATAAAAGCAGATTGTCTTATAACTGATAGTTATGATGTAGATGAATATTATTTTAATAATACAAAAAAAATGTTTGAATTTACAGGATATATAGATGATTTGAATTTATATAATTTTAATGTAGATTTTATAATAAATCAAAATATAGGTTGTGAAAATTATAAGTATAATACAAATAAGGATACCAAGCTATTTTTAGGAACTGACTATATTATGTTAAGAGAAGAATTTAGAAATGCTTCTCTTAATTTAAACATAAATAAAAAAGTAAAAAATATTATGATTACTGTAGGAGGATCAGACTCAAATGGAATTACAAACCGTATATACAATTACATAAAAGATTTACCATTTCAGTTTCATATTATAATAGGACCATCCTTTAAAAAAGAAAATATACAAAGTTTAATTGAATTAATAAAAAAGGGGCATAGAAATATAAAATTACATATTAATGAAAAAATTATTAACGTAATGAAAAAATGTGATGTAGCTATATCAGCATGTGGAAGTACATTATATGAGTTAGCAATATTAGGCATCCCAACTTTGGGAATAATAGTTTCAGATAATCAAGAATTAACAGCTTATAAAATGGAACAAAGAAATATAATATTTAATTTAGGATGGTATAACGAGTTAAATAAAGAAAAATTATTATATTATTTAAATTTAATATGTGAATATAAAAATAGAAAATTAATGATTCAAAATTATAATATTTTTAATAAATATGGAGTAGAAAAATTAGCTTGTTTAATAAATCATATGTATAAAGAAGTAAATTATTAA